A stretch of Parvimonas micra DNA encodes these proteins:
- the tsaE gene encoding tRNA (adenosine(37)-N6)-threonylcarbamoyltransferase complex ATPase subunit type 1 TsaE: MLEIILNSLEECDNFSKRFSKTLKNGDVISLIGDLGAGKTTFTKFLGKNLGIDEDITSPTFNLVNLYSGKFEFNHMDLYRIDSPEELYQIDYENYFYPDGITIIEWAENADYLLPKNLIELEILKISENSRKIVINGNNKREIEIIEELE; encoded by the coding sequence TTGTTAGAGATTATTTTAAATTCTTTAGAAGAATGTGATAACTTTTCTAAAAGATTTTCGAAAACTTTAAAAAATGGCGACGTGATTTCTTTAATTGGAGATCTTGGAGCTGGGAAAACAACTTTTACTAAATTTTTAGGGAAAAATTTGGGAATTGATGAAGATATTACCTCTCCAACTTTTAATTTAGTTAATTTATATTCTGGGAAGTTTGAGTTTAATCATATGGACTTATATAGAATCGACTCTCCGGAAGAACTTTATCAAATAGATTATGAAAACTACTTTTATCCTGATGGTATAACAATAATAGAATGGGCTGAAAACGCCGATTATTTATTACCTAAAAATTTAATTGAACTTGAGATTTTAAAAATTTCCGAAAATTCAAGAAAGATTGTAATTAATGGAAATAATAAAAGAGAAATAGAAATTATAGAGGAATTAGAATGA